Below is a window of Nicotiana tabacum cultivar K326 chromosome 19, ASM71507v2, whole genome shotgun sequence DNA.
GTGACAGACATATATGATTATATGCAAAGGGTAATTTAATGTTTACTTTGACATCATCTGTTTGCTCCCTATAGCATCACATCATATTCTAACTTGTGGATGAGAAATTTTATCTGATCCTCTTttggttttcctttatttgttgcaaaaatgattTTTCCTTCTCTTGTCCAGCACGAGGAAAGAGCTTTTGTTTTGAAGTTTTCTGCAATGGAGATCTACAATGAAGTTGTTCGAGACCTCCTCAGCTCAGATAGTACTCCACTAAGGCTGCTTGATGATCCTGAGGTGAGTTTCTGTTTCTTAGTTTTAACTTTTAACAGGGAACAGATGAAGTTTTCTAATGATTTCGAGTTCTGCAGAAAGGGACCATTATTGAGAAACTGACAGAAGAAACTTTAAGGGACTGGGACCATCTGAAAGAGCTCTTGTCCATCTGTGAAGGTAGTGTAAATCTCCAACTCTATGCTTTAGACTTTATCATAGTAACAATTAGCACCTATAGATGTTTTAACCAGAAGTTACAAGTTTTGCGGCCTTTCTGCAGCTCAAAGACAAATTGGGGAGACTTATCTTAATGAAAATAGCTCCAGGTCTCATCAAATTCTTAGACTGGTATTCCcttcttgtcttttttttttttgataaatttggtattaCCATGTTTTCGTGTCTCTGCctagaatagtaaaatattattCATTATCCTGGAATAAGGACATGTGTCTCCTTCTTATACTTTTTCTTGGTTCTTTCTTCAGACAATTGAAAGTTCAGCTCGTGAGTTTATAGGGAAGGACAACAAAACAACTCTTTCTGCTAGTGTGGTATGCATCAAATAGTTTACTTTACGATTTTATCTACATTCTTGACATGGACGCATGAATTGCTGATGGCGAACTTATGATTTTTGAATGCAGAATTTTGTTGATCTGGCAGGAAGTGAACGTGCATCTCAGGCGCTGTCAGTTGGGCAGAGATTGAAAGAAGGCTGTCATATTAATCGTAGTTTGTTGACTTTGGGAACTGTTATCCGCAAGCTAAGGTTGATTGCTTGGTTTTTCTAATCTGGATTTGCTGCACTCTAAACTACATGTGTGTATGATCAATAAACATGTAACTCACTTTTGCTGTCCACATTGAAagttggggattttttttttttttttttgtctctaAGATTAGTGAAGATTTTTATGCTATTGAATACTGTTTGCTACATGAAATGTGTATGTTCAACAGTACATGAGATGAACCTTACTTTTTCAAAAAACAGTTCATGAAATGACCTTAACTGCATTATCAGTGATGGGTTCATTTTTTCCGTCACTTTTTCACTGTTTATACATGCAAGATTTGTGCATTTAATTCATCCCTGAGTTCTCTACTACATTTACTTGTGCATGTAACGGCTTTCCTCAATTGCAGCAAGGGAAGACATGGGCATGTAAATTACAGAGATTCTAAGCTAACTCGTATCCTTCAACCTGCTTTGGGAGGCAATGCAAGGACTGCCATAATCTGCACCTTGAGCCCTGCACGAAGCCATGTAGAACAATCTAGAAATACACTTCTATTTGCCTGTTGTGCCAAAGAAGTGTCCACTAATGCACAAGTCAATGTAGTCATGTCTGACAAGGCATTGGTGAAGCATTTGCAGAAAGAGTTGGCTAGATTAGAGAGTGAATTAAAAACTCCTACAACTACTTGTGATCATGTGTCATTGCTGAGAAAGAAAGACCAGCAGATTGAAAAGGTGAGTGTTCTTTCCTACCGTTGCTCTTGTGCTTATGGTTGTGTTCTGAAAATTTCATCTAGCAGATTTTGGATTGGTCACCTCTAGCCGTTGAATTGAATCTGGCAGACCATGAGACCAGTAGTTAATCTACTTCCTATTCATACCAAGACTTTCATCTAACTGCTGATTTCACTTATTCTTCACTTCAGTAATTTTGCATGTGATCGGAATCAAAGCATCCTTGCTTTCATGCTACAGCAAAAGTCCCCACTCATGCCAAGGCTTTCATCTACCTGCTGATTTCACTTATTCTTCATTCAGTTATCTTCCATGTAATCGGAATCAAAGCAACCTTGTTTGTTGTTACAGCAAAAGTTCCTGAGTGTTTATTGAAGTGTTTTAATTGCCAAATTCCTTCAATCTTTAAAAGTGTTATTGAAGTGGAGTTCAATTAGATGTGACCACACTTTGTAGAATTTTCACATATTTTATCTGGTTAAAATCTGCAGTTAGAGAAAGAAGTGAGGGAACTAACTAAGCAGCGTGATCTTGCTCAATCGCGAGTTGAGGATCTGCTGAGGACGATTAAAAGTGATAAAACCTCCAGCCAGAAGGTTTGTATATTAAGTAACATGATTGAACTACCCATTAGAGATGTTCCTTTATCTGTTGCTTATTTTTTGCAAATTTTCAGGACGTGTCGAGTCTACCTTCTAGATCGGTGAAAGGCAACACGTACGAAGATGTAAGCTCTGTGTCTTGCTCATCAGCCATAGAGGAGTCCTACATCAGGGACAATGAAAGTGATGCTACATCCTGTGTTGTGCCTGCTGCTGATCAACATCAGAGGGGTAAAGAATCTGCAAATGTGACAGGAGAAGATTCTGACCTTTGCAAGGAAGTTCGATGTATTGAGATGGATGAATCTagtgaaaatagaaattttgaatccattagctTGTCAAACACAGTGTATGGAGAAAGAATGTCAATGCCTCCTGCTTCCAGTATCAGACATTCTGACATCCGGCAGTCATCACCAATGTTACTTGAACAAGCAAATAACACCAGTGATCGTTCTCTTCATGCAGCCTGGGAGCAGAAGATGCAAGATATCCAGAATACAATCAATTCTCTTGTCAGACCTTTCCCTGATGATTCATCTTCACCTGCCCTTTCGACAAGTATATCCTGTTCAAGAAGCCAGAAATTAACAAGAAGCAGGAGCTGTAGAGCTAATTTTATGGTGGGCTCACTTCCACCCGATTTTGAGACAGTTGAAGATAGGGAGACCACCCCGCCTAATGTGCTAGAGAAAGATTTTCCTGGAAGACCTGAAAATTTCCAGCGTAAACACTGGAAACTTCCTCTATTGATTTATGGAGCAAACAGACCTAAATTATCCAGAAACAATTCACAGTCTTCAATTGGTAGTGCTTTTGTAGATGGGAGTAATGCTCCTGGAGATGAGGATATCCCAAGTGTTGACAATTTTGTGGCAGGTTTAAAGGAGATGGCTAAGCTTGAATATGATAATCAGCTTCATGATCAGGTTTGAACTATCTTTGGTCAATTTGATGACAGATATTGCTTGCATGATCAGTTCCTGCTCTTTGATATGTGCTTGCTTTCTCTTATTGTGGGGTAACTGCTAGCCAATGCAAAAATAACTATTCAGATTGAATTATGTATGCATATAGAGAAACAAAACTTAGATTTTTGTGTAATTCTAGTTTAAGAAGTTTTGGAATTTTTTGTATAGTAGGCATTAAGTTTATAACTTTACTTACTTGATGCATATgggatgcatttttctcatgtttaTTCTCCAGGGGATGTACTTGCTTACATGACTTGGAAAAACTGTTACTTATCCCAATCTTTATCCTCATTACATGTATTAATATCTATGTTAGGCTCAAGAGGCTGGAAAGTCAAAAAGGAGTGTCAAAAGTGTAGGAGTGGACCCGATGCTGGACTCATCAGAGGCTCCTTCAGATTGGCCTCTTGAATTTGGAAGGCTACAGAAAATGATCATTGAACTATGGCAAACTTGCCATATTTCAGTGATCCATAGGACATACTTCTTTTTGCTGTTTAAAGGTGACCCAATGGATTCTATTTACATGGAGGTAGAAGTAAGAAGACTTTCCTTCCTCAAGGAAATACTTTCGAGCGGAAATTCTGCTGTGCAAGGAGGTCGGACAATCACGCTTGCGTCAAGGTATACAGTGTACACAATAGTCTTCTGTATTAATGTAACATTTGTAACTtatatgttggaaaaaagatgATGCCACTGTAATGTTTTAGAACCATATAGACTGAACATTCAATCTTGTAACTACCATCTCTGCGTCATCTGCTAATATGATTCAATTATTATTCTTGATTTTAACAGCCTTAAAGCTCTTAGACGCGAAAGAGATATGCTCAGCAGGCTCATATATAAAAGAATTCCGGGAGCTGAAAGAAATGAAATATACCAGAAATGGGGCATAAATTTGAACTCCAAGAGGAGGAGACACCAACTTGTTCATCATCTGTGGAGTGACACAGATTTGAATCGTGTGATAGAGAGTGCTGCTGTTGTTGCAAAGCTAATTGGGTTCTCTGATCAGGGGCCGGCCCTTAAGGAGATGTTTGGGCTTAGCATTACACCTCCTCGGAAGAGCAGGAGATCTTTTGGCTGGAAGAATAGTATGGCATCCCTTATCTGAGCTTGTGAAAGTTCAGCTAGGAAAAGATATAGGTGAAATTAGCATAGTCTCATTATGAATTAGTTGGATTCAATATATGTTTTCAGTTCACTGGTTAGAATTGTATGGTTTCCTTTTTAGTTTGCCTAGGATTCTATAATACTACTCTGAGATTCACTTATTATTTTTTACTTCATATTTGATTATAGATTATGTTTTTTATTTAGTCAAGCAGTTCTGCATTGGCTTGATTTTGTTATGTAGATTTTAACAATCTAAACCCTGAATTAGAAAGTGAGTAAAAAATATTGCATCTCGTGTTGGTTTTAGAAACGATTACATATAACTGTCGGTACAAAACATATATTGGTGATGGACTGATGGTAATTTACTAGTTACTACAACCGGTTAAACTACGTTGACAGTGGTAAAACATTTTACAAAGCAATTTTTATGATAAAATGCCGATGCTTAAAATCACCACTTCCAAACAAGTTGAGCTATTGGTATTGAAGTTGTATTTTGTAAGTGAAATTGTTATGTGCTGATATAAAGGAAAGTAAAAGTCCACACTACTGTACCTCAAAATCATGTACATCTTATTTTTGGacctttttttgaaaaaaaatatacaattttGGCTGAAAATTTTCACTAATGTGTAATTTTTGTGagaatttcaaaaatatacaaaatacatatgtaaaatgctattttttttttgttaaactgAAAATTTTATTTAACCAAGTATATCAATATGTACAATTGACTCTTTGGACTCCGGAGTCAAATTTCATTATTCATACATTTTAGAACTATTCTACATGTACTCTATTCAACCATCTAATCTTCTACTGACACTATTCGTGAAACGAACTTTATGTTTTAGTGTTATATTGAGAAACTATTTAAACAATTCAATTGTTGGCGCCACTTGCTCTGTCTCTGCCCATAAGCGTGCAACTGTAATATAATTTCTTTTATCAGCTGTATGCTTTCTCTTCATTGATTGTTGAATCTTCTTCCATTCCTCTCATACTATATATGGTAGACACTTGCAGCAAACAGAAATCCAATGATGCCTCATCGTGCTCTAGATTTATTAGTTCTTCTAGCTGTCCATTCGATTTCTTCTTCCCAGCTTCTGAGTGGTCCCCTTTCCCCTAGCCAATGTAATAGTGTGCTCCATATGAACTTCAAATAGCCACAATCAAAGAAAAGATGCTCCAATGTCTCCACTGCAGTGGTATTACATAAGACATATTCTTGCTCCACTTGAATTCCCTATTTGTGAAGTCTATCCACAGTGGACAACTTCTTATGCATTGTCATCCATAGAATGAAGTGGTGTCAAGGAACAATTCCTTTAGCTAAGACCAAGCTTTTCCATGAAACTTTCTGGAGTTGAGGTATAAAGGTTTGATATGCCTTCTTGATACTGAACTTCCCTCTTTCCTCACATGCTTTAAGATCATCTAATGGATTTCCAGATTGAGTCATCCATTTCCTTGCCTCAGATATCTTCCTAACTATCCAACTAACTTGATTTGGGGTAGGCATGCTGGCTAGGTCTCTTCcttttatatatatgttatggatccaCTGTACCCATaacatttcctttttttttttacccaCAACCCATAATAGCTTGCATTGCAGCTTTGTTCCAGATAAAGAAGTCCAAAATGTTCAATCTCCATGCAACCTTAGGCATGCATACAGTGCTCCAAGCAATTAGTGCCCTTCTTGAGTATTCATTACTACCGGTCCACAAGAAGTTTCTGCAAACATTTGTCATCATACTCAATATCTTCTTAGGTAATAAGAACACTTGTGTCCAGTATGTCTGCATCTCAAAGAGTACACTTTTGATGAGTTGTACTTTGCCACTATATGATAAAAATTGGGTAGTCCAACATTTAACTCTTGCAATGATCTTTTCAACTAATGGAAAGCATTGATGTATATACAGTTTTCTAAAAGACAATGGAATCCCCAGGTATTTAAATGGCATCTCTCCCCTATAGAAGTGCATCTCTTGCATTATATGAGAACTAAACTCCTCTGTCACTCCTGCAACATAGAAGGAACTCTTCTCCAAATTGGCTTTTAGTCCAGATACACTAGAGAAATGATTGAATGCTTGCATCATCAGGGAAATAGACATCTGATCAGCCCTACAACACATTAATAGGTCATCAGCAAAGCAGATGTGCACTACTCCCTTGTTAGCATACCTGGGATGgtagttgaaatcaagattgtgTCTGAGTTGCTTCAGAGATCTATTTAGATACTCCATAACTAAGACAAACAGGTATGGGGACATAGAATCTCCTTGTCTTAGTCCTCTCTTAGCTTGAAATATAGGGGTTATGCCACCATTCAACAGTATGGAGTAATTAACTGTGGATACACAAGTCATGATCAGGTTTATTATCTTCTGAGGGATTCCAAATTCCAGCAAGACCCCTCTCAAAAAATCCCAATTCAAAGAATCATATGCCTTTCTGATATCCACCTTCACTATGCATCTAGGTGATACTCTCTTTTTTGCATAACCTTTCACCAGCTCATGAGCGAGAATCACATTGTCCAGGATATttcttcctttaataaatacagACTGGGATGGCCCCACAAATAATCAACTACAATCTTTAACTTGGCAGTTAACAGCTTTGCAATTATCTTGTAAACAGTGGTACAACATGCTATAGGTCTGAAGTCTTTGGCATAAGTAGGATTAGACACTTTGAGCACCAATGTAATTGTGGTATAGTTAACCTCTCTCAACAGTTTACCATTATCAAAGAATTGTAGTACAACATtgacaatgtcttctcctactgTTTCCAAGTGTTCTTTGAAACAGTAGGTCTTTAATAACCCTTAGGATTTCTTCCCTAGTGACTGTCCCAAGCATTTCCTGTTGCTGGCTCAATGATAGGCAAGGTCCATCTCTAGCAATGGTAGTATCAATACAAGGCATTGTTGTATTTGTATCTCCCAAGAGTTGCCTATAGTATACCAAGAACTGTTGTTGCACTATGGTTGGCTTTGAAACTAAGAATCCTTGTTCATTACATATAGAAGAGATCCTGTTTCTAGCTTGTCTTGCCTTCAGCTGGGCTTGGAAGTACTTTGTGTTAGCATCTCCATAAGCTATCCATGTAGCTCTGGATCTCTGTCTTAGTATTTTTTCTTGAACCATATTCCATTTTTCTAATTGAAGGATCAACTCATTTTCCTCAGCTGTTACCTGATTATTGAACAGATCATTGGCTAACTGGTTTTGGGCTGCCTGCAATTCCTGTTGTATATTACTGATTTTAACCTCTATGTTTGACATCTCTTTATTCAtacctcttcttcaatttccaATGCCTTGAGCTTTATCCAAAGTCTATACATATGACAACCAGTGAACTGTTGGTCCCAACAAGTTTTAACATCTTCTTTGAATGTGGCCTCACTGATCAATACATTAAGTAGCCTGGATGGCCTTTTCAGCTTCTGTCTGGGGACCACTGTTGTGATAATAATGGGAGTATGGTGTGAACATTCTTGGTTAGCTCTGGAACCATTTGTCATTACCAAATACCCAGTCAATATGGTTATAGATCCTATCAGCAACATCCCTCTTGTTGCACCAGGAGTAAAGCCACCCCTTCCTGTTAACTTGTCCCAAACCTATATCAGTAATGCAATTCTGAAAATCTACTGTTTCATTTAAATGCACTGGCATCCTATTCACTCTATCTTTAGCAAAGAGTATGGTATTAAAGTCCCCAAGTACAATCCATGGCTCAACTATAGAGATACTGATGTGCCTTAGAGCCTCCCATGATCCTCTTCTGCCTTCTATAGTGTTGCAACCATAAACAAATGACATCTTGCACTGAAATTGAGAATTCTGATCCTACACTTGGCCATGCACTAACTGTGCAGTGCGGTCGAGAATGGTCTCCTTCACACAACTTTGTTTCCATTCTAACCAAATTCTACCATTTGGAGCTTGGGAATAATCAAAGTAGAAGCACCAATCAGCACCAAATTTTCTAATAACCTTAGTAACATTCTGTTGTCTAACTTTGGTTTCTAAGCAACCTACTAAATAAACTTTATTCTTGAGCAAAaagtttttaaattctttttgCTTAAAGGGCTTGTTCAACCCCATAATGTTCCAAGAACAAAAGATCATGAGGGAGGTTTGGCAATAGGGCCATCCCTTTGCAACTTACCACTGTTACCTTTTCTTTGACCCTAAATTCTTCTACTCGCAGGTTCTCCAATCTTCATGCATAGTTTACTAAATTGATTGAGATCAATTTCATCTTCTGAATCTTTATCCATGTTTGGTATCTCCTTAAAACCTTGGAATACTACAACTTGCTTTCCTCTGAATTGGACTTTAGAGGGGGCAGTGTGAGTTTTCTCTTGGTGTATAGTTACTGGTGGAGTGTGATTTGCTAATGGCTGGTTTGCAATTGGATAAGGTTTCCCTTTTGAGGTACTTCTTGTCTTATGCTGTTATTCATGCCTTGCTTGTTTCTCCTGTTTGGTTGCTTTTCTGAATGGTATTTGCTTCTCCTACTTCTGTTTTGGACATTGCTCATTATTATGTCCAAACCGCAGACATTTATGACATAGAATAGGCTTCCACCCATACTCAATTTTTTGGTTCCAAATACTACCATTTGATGCTTCAACATTGATAACCTCCGACAATGTTTGGGTGATATCCATCCCTATCAACAATCGAGCATATGAAATTCTTTCACCTTTAGCTGTTAAGCTATCAGTGCATATAGGCTTGCCCAGGAAACTTGCAATTCTCCCTAGATTTTCTTTAGACCAATACAAGAGTGGAAGACACGAGAGACATACCCGTATGGGTAGTACTCGAAGAGGTTCCTTTTGCATTTGGAAGTCTGGTGACCATTGTTTCAGGATCATTGGTCTGTTCCTGAAGGTATACGACCCATTTTGCAGCACACAAGCTTTATCctcttcaatttcaaatttaaatatGAAATACCCATCATCGTGCATGAATACCCTAGGCGTTGCCACAAATTGCCAGACGCCatatacaaattgcaacattCCCTTGAATTTTGGGGCTCCTCCAGTTACATAACCAATTAGCGCAGATTGCCACTTCTGCTTCTGTTCATCTATGTCCCGGTGGTTTAATTGCACGACCTTAACTCCATCTTTTAACACTGGTGGATAGAAGTTAAGTTTCATACCTTGATTTTGTGTCATGTTATTCTTCACCATCTCTGCCATAGTAGGTTTTGCTTGTTGAGGCTCCATCACAAAATTTAATTTGCGGGCAGGTTGCACATTACCCTCATCCCCTTTGTTAGCAGGCTAGGTAAGCTGGGTACCACCTTCTTCTCTTTGGTTTGATTCCCCTAGAATCCAGCTAGCTAGTTGAATTGGGGCTAGATTTTGTATCACCCCTAAAGCTGGAGTAATCTGCCTTACAGATCTTGCCTTTGGGGAAGCTTCCTCCACCATCTGACTTTTAGGTTTTGACTGATCTTCATGTTCCACTGAAACTTCCTCTTGTGTATCTCGTTCCTCTGTTTCCAGGTTAGGGCTTTGTGTGAGGGTTGATTGTAGGTTGGCGACTTTGGTAGTGATAGTTGGGGTATAGACTTGAGGGGGTCTCCGTTTCCGGCGAGCCATCGTAGTGGTACAAGTTAGCAATTCTGGCTTAACATGCACCTTTGGACTTTCTCTCTCGAAATTCTAATTATTACGATAGAAGCAAAGTGGAAATGCTATTTACATTCGTGTTAGTTAAATGAGGTAACAAACGGTTTCGGAAATGATGTTATCTTAAACCGGATATTAAAAATACAACTTGTGAATCACATTTTAAAAATGGAGGCATATAAATCGCTTTAATAAATCTCATTCATAAATGTGACTTATAATTGCATTCTGTAAATATGAATTAGAAATTGCATTCGCTAAGTacgacttataaatcgcattGGATAATTGAGACTTACAAGTACTATTGGAGAATTGCGGACTTATAATAAACGCGTTTAAAATATTAAACGATATATATTCTTTGCATTCGTTTTAAGCTTTAGCGTTCGAAACGACATCGTAAGGGAGTAGTAGCTGAGAAAGAAAGATCCAGAAAGGGGAGAACTCAGCTCAGAGAGAGATTGAGAAAGTGAGAAGCAGCGATGAGCGGAATAGCAAAAGCATCGTTCGTAGCTCGAAGAGCGGCGCAGAAGGAGAGAGTTCGGATCCTCTACAGGCGTGCTCTCAGAGACACTCTCAATTGGGCCGTCCATCGCCACCTCTTCTATCCTGATGTAAAATCTTATCCCCCATTTCCTAgggtttcttccattttttctttttttccacaTTTCCTTCATACGATTCGGtgattccttttatttatttatttatttatttgtttgtttgtttcaggcGGACGCCCTAAGGGAGAGATTTGAGGCCAACAGAAATATggtttgttttcattttttttattttcccttttctggtgacttttatatttactagcttgttagtttaaaaaataaTCATTTTCGGTTAAGGATCATATTTTTTAGCTCGATATTGGAATTAAAGTTTATATGTTTACTGTTCTACGGAGTGACTTGTTCCTGTGAACAATTTTGATCATGTCTCTATCAAAAAATAATCACCAGCATTATTTGTTTTTGATGCACAAGTTATAATGGAGACAATGTGAGTTCATTGTTGGCGCATGCCGCtacaatgaaagaaaaaaaatagttcatGATTGAAGTTTTTGTCTATGTGGATTAAGAGAAAACTTTTTGAGAATTGATGATTCTGCATTAAGGTTCATTATGGATAATGAGAAACGACTCTACCTCTCATCTACAGATGCGCTAATTTCATGGCCAAATGAATGAGGAGCTCAATTCTTTTTCTCAACAAGGGGAATTGTATTTCTGTAGTTGTTAAATTTTCTCTGTATTATGTTTGATTCTTTTTGCAATTTTATGGATAAGTTCATCTTCTTCTGTTTTGCTTTGTTAACATCCAGGAAGACGTTGAAACTATTGATAGACTTATAGCTGATGGTGAAGCATCCTATAATAAG
It encodes the following:
- the LOC107786279 gene encoding kinesin-like protein KIN-7E; this encodes MGAIGGEELKKWEKMQGAALGGEEKILVLVRLRPLSEKEIVRSEVSDWECINETTILYRNSLQERSGLPTAYTFDRVYRGDCSTREVYEGGTKDIALSVVSGINSTIFAYGQTSSGKTYTMNGITEFTVTDIYDYMQRHEERAFVLKFSAMEIYNEVVRDLLSSDSTPLRLLDDPEKGTIIEKLTEETLRDWDHLKELLSICEAQRQIGETYLNENSSRSHQILRLTIESSAREFIGKDNKTTLSASVNFVDLAGSERASQALSVGQRLKEGCHINRSLLTLGTVIRKLSKGRHGHVNYRDSKLTRILQPALGGNARTAIICTLSPARSHVEQSRNTLLFACCAKEVSTNAQVNVVMSDKALVKHLQKELARLESELKTPTTTCDHVSLLRKKDQQIEKLEKEVRELTKQRDLAQSRVEDLLRTIKSDKTSSQKDVSSLPSRSVKGNTYEDVSSVSCSSAIEESYIRDNESDATSCVVPAADQHQRGKESANVTGEDSDLCKEVRCIEMDESSENRNFESISLSNTVYGERMSMPPASSIRHSDIRQSSPMLLEQANNTSDRSLHAAWEQKMQDIQNTINSLVRPFPDDSSSPALSTSISCSRSQKLTRSRSCRANFMVGSLPPDFETVEDRETTPPNVLEKDFPGRPENFQRKHWKLPLLIYGANRPKLSRNNSQSSIGSAFVDGSNAPGDEDIPSVDNFVAGLKEMAKLEYDNQLHDQAQEAGKSKRSVKSVGVDPMLDSSEAPSDWPLEFGRLQKMIIELWQTCHISVIHRTYFFLLFKGDPMDSIYMEVEVRRLSFLKEILSSGNSAVQGGRTITLASSLKALRRERDMLSRLIYKRIPGAERNEIYQKWGINLNSKRRRHQLVHHLWSDTDLNRVIESAAVVAKLIGFSDQGPALKEMFGLSITPPRKSRRSFGWKNSMASLI
- the LOC107786278 gene encoding NADH dehydrogenase [ubiquinone] 1 beta subcomplex subunit 9-like produces the protein MSGIAKASFVARRAAQKERVRILYRRALRDTLNWAVHRHLFYPDADALRERFEANRNMEDVETIDRLIADGEASYNKWRHPDPYIVPWAPGGSKFNRNPVPPEGIEIVYDYGKEEAELV